CAGTGTAAgtgaaatatagtcaataatactgtagtaactatatggtgactacacttatggtgagcactttgtaatgtatataattaatgaatcactatgttgtacacctgaaactaatataatattgtatatcaactatacttcaatttaaaaatttttttaaatttttttttaaagattttatttatttatttgacagaaagagagagagagaatcacaagtaggcagagcagcaagcagagggagaaggagaagcaggctccctgctgactaggaagcctgatgcagggctcaatcctaggaccctgggatcatgacctgcaccaaaggcatacgcttaaccaactgagccacctaggcgccctaaaaaaaaaaaattttttttttaagattttatttatttatttgacagagagacagagagaaagcacaagtagacagagtagcaggcagaagcaggctctccgctgagtgcagagcccaatgccagggctcgatcccaggaccccgggatcatgacctgagccaaaggcagacgcttaaccgaatgagccacccaggcgccctctaaagaaatttttttaagattttattattcattaggaagagagagagcatgagcaagagagagcacacaagcagggggaggggcagagggagcaggagaagcagactccccactgaacagggagcccgactcgggactcgatcccaggactccgggatcatgacctgagctgaaggcagacacttaactgactaagccacctcaGTGCCCCTccaactaaaaattttaaaaaatagggcgcctgggtggctcagttggttaagcgactgccttcggctcaggtcatgatcctggagtccctggatcgagtcccgcatcaagcttcctgcttagcggggagtctgcttctccctctgaccctcttccctctcatgctgtttctctctctctctctctctctcaaataaataaaatcttcaaaaaaattttttttaaacaattcagaccataaaaaaaatcactaaaactaATCATCTTCATTTACTATTCCAAGCCCTTTTTCCTGAGTCCAATTCCCAACTCACTGAGATAATTTGAGCTCTCACTACCACCTTGTCTTTCACTTCCCTATAATTTTCTCCTCAGTCTCCATAACAGATGATACTACCCTATCATCTTTCAACTCAACACTCACATGTCATTTTGAGTTGGAACATCCAACTATGAAATAAGAcacctctccaaaaaaaaaaaaaaacttgaaaaaaattgttaCCCTTTTCATACTTACAGTCACAGCCCTAACCCATCAATGAACCTCCCATAATCAAGTATTGTTTCAATAATGCTAGTAATttgggggcgcccaggtggcttagttggttaagcgtcttgactcttggttttgactcaggtccgatctcagggttgtgggattgagccctgcatcaggctccacactcagtggggagtctgcttgagagtctctctccctctctttttccctccccctctgcccctccctgtttgcgctctctctaaaacaaattttaaaaaaagtgctagtcatttttttcttttatccttatGACCCCTTCAAATATTTTCAATGGATCCTCATCAATTTCTATAGCAAGCCTGAGCTATTTACTGTCATTTTCAAAATGCCATTCAATATCTCTAAGATACCGCAACTTATCTTACCACCCTGTTCACACTTCGAACTGCTCCTATTCCCACCATAAACCAACTCTTCTGTGACTGTTTGTTGAAACATCCCTACAGCTGATGCCATGTCTTCTCGTATGTTATTACCATAAAATCTCCTTCTATCAAAAgttgtttagggcgcctgggtggctcagatggttgagcgtctgccttcggctcaggtcatgatcccagggtcctgggatcgagtcccgcatcgggctccctgctccttgggagcctgcttctccctctgcttctctctctctctctctctctctctctccccacctctgtcgctcatgaataaataaataaaatcattaaaaaaaaaaaaagactgcaacatccttttaaaaaaaaaaaaaaaaaaaaaaagttgtttagtCCTTTTCTCTCTAGTCAGCTTCaactattctttcatttttacccCCTTGCAATAGCATCATTCACCTAGTCACCAGCTTCAAAACCTTGAAGCCATTCTGCAGCCTATTCTGTTATTTAGCATGGTACATGGCACATTCCAGATACTTAATTGCATAAAATGGGTGTTGAGTCACATTCATACATGTGTttcaatgtgatttatttttttttctatttttttttttttaaggatttttttacatagtgagagagggaacacaagcagggggagtcagagagggagaagcaggctttccgccgagcacggagcccgatgcggtgctccctgggatcctgggaccatgacctgagccaaaggcagacgcttaacgactgagccacccaggcacccccaatgtGATTGACTTTAGAGTGCAAATTCCCAGAAGGTAAGGACCACATCTCCTATTTTGTTCTGCCTGCAGCATATTGCCATGTTTGGtcgccagcctccaagatggtccCCAAAGATTTTCACCTTCCCGGTATTCATGCCCCTGTGTCATCTCCTCCCACAATGAATAGCACATGTCATAAATAACAGAATGTGACTTCTAAGGCTGGTTCATAAAACATATTGTGGCTTCTACCTTGTTCTCATGGATCACTTGATCTGgaagaagccagctgccatgtcaggAGGGCACTGGAACAGTACTGTAGGGAGGCaagaactgaggcctcctgcTAAAAGCTGGCACAAACCTGCCAAGCATGTGAGGAAGCTGTCTTCTATTTAGATTTTCAGGTCACTGCAACCCAGCCAACATATTGACTGCAACCTCAAGACAGACATCGAGCCAGAACTGCCTGGCTAAGCTGATCCCAAATTCCTGATTCACGGAAactgtgtaaaatatttttgttgttgttttttcaaaCCGTTAAGTTTAGAGGTAAATTTCTATGCAGCAATACATAACCAATACAGCCTTGTTGGCTAACTAATTTATGTGATTAAACAAAATACCCAAATCTCCCAGAAGCCCTATTAAAGACTCCAGGAAAGGAAATTCTACaacttccttctttaaaaaagaatatctggggcgcctgggtggctcagtcgattaagtgtccaccttcggctcaggtcatgatcccagggtcctgggatcgagccccgcatcgggctcccagctccgcaggaagcctgcttctccctctcccactcgccctgcttgtgttccctctctcgctgtatctctctctgtcaaataaataaataaaatcttaaaaaaaaataaaaaagaatatctaagTAATAGCTAAGCTATCTGATATGTATCTACCTTTCAAGTTCTTTCTAGAACTTCAAGTACCTCTTCCTGTTATTTTCACAGTGCTAAAAAGGAGGAGAGATTGAGGATATACATGTGAGGAACAAAGATTTTTTATGTACTTATGTGTAATTGGTATAATTAATTTCTACATGACTAATATACCTTCAAATAGTTATTccttaaaatacaataaatcaaGCCATAAATATCAAGCCATAAATATCCATCACCAGAGTCATGTTTACTAGAGTTTGAAATACGTCTTTGAGCAAGGAggtttttgggtttcttttttcaaattatgtgaatttttttaatttttttttttttaagattttatttatttgacagagagacacagtgagagcaggaacacaagcagggggagtgggagagggagaagcagcacccccccccaaacagggagcccgatgcggggctcgatcccaggaccctgggatcatgacctgagctgaaggaggacgcttaacgactgagccacccaggcgccctatgtgaatttttttaaaactgaaatataactgacgggcacctgggtggctcagttggttaagtgtctgtctttggctcaggtcgtgatctctaggtcctgggcttgagccccgtgtcgggctccccgctcaatggGAAGTTGGCTTCCCCTCTCGTcctttctttgcccctccccctgcctgtcctctttctctctctgcttcaaatgaataaataagatctttaaaaaaaactgaagtacagttgacaatgtgacattagtttcaggtacacaacacagtgatttgaagTCTATACATTCACTACGCGATGCTCACCACAACTGTAGCTTCCACCTGTCACTACACAACACTGTTACAACACCATTGACTATTCCCTAGGCTGCACCTTTAACCCCCATGACTTACTTGTGTGCCCcgggaagcctgtatctcccattccaCTTCACTCATCTTGTCCACCccaccactccctcccctctggcagccaccagtttgttctctgtatttatgggtctgctttttgtttatccgtttgttttgttttttctattccacatataagtgaaatcatttatctttctttctctttcttcctcttactTCACTTATGAGCAATGAACTTGTAAACTATCAAGTGATTATGTATCTCCACAAACATGTGCCTGCTATGGTTGCAAGAAGCAATAGTCTAAAGTCTCTACTTTGGAATGACCAGCAACTGGAGAAGGCTCAGCGGATGTGAGTTAAGAATGAAACTCAGGTCCAACAACTGTGGTCCTAGAGTCCTTCCCTCACATATAAAGTCAGCTTCTTCCAGTTATTAGCTTCCTGGGGAAGGTTGCCACCACTGCCACAAGTTTCCAGGAGATTCTCTGGGGTTTCACCTTGAGAATCCAGATCCTACCATCGCCACGTACAAAGAAGTTTTAattaagggggtgggggatggtggcTGCTGAATTCCCTAGGGGTTGGAAATCTATCAAGTTTCTTAACAAACTCGTCACAATTGTCTCCAATGCAAAGCAGGTAAGAAATTTCTTACATGTCTCCAGTGCCCTCTGCTACACTCaagttcaaatgaaattttttattttatctttttttttttttaaagtaggctccatgcccagagcagaggccaacacggggctcgaactcaactatgagattaagacctgagctgaggggggcgcctgggtggctcagttggttaagcgattgccttacgctcaggtcatgatcccggagtcccgggatcgagtcccgcatcgggctccctgctcagcggggagcctgcttctccctccacccctgccccctctcctgctctctctctcaaataaataaataaataaatccttaaaaaaaaaaaaaaaaaaaaagacctgagctgagggatgcctgggtggctcagtcagttgggcgtctgccttcggctcaggtcatgatcccagggtcctgggatcgagccccacattgggctccttgcttagcagggactctgcttctccctctccctgccgctccccctgcttgtactctctctgtctgtcaaataaataaaatcttaaaaaaaaaaaaaagacctgagctgagatcaagagtcagaagttcaaccaactgagccactcaggtgctcctacaattcaaatgaattttaaatctatatctggtactaaaaaaaaaaaaaaaaaaatctatatctgGTACTTTTCAGGAAGCACTCTCAATTTCCATAAAACATAGTTGTTACTACAAAGTACAAGGAATGTCCTGGCAACAATGTGTCATCTTCAAAGCCAAGAGTAAATCACCTACTTTCAGAGAACTAAGTGAACTAACCtatgctttcttctccttccttcttttctgtcaaAAGAGTTCTTGTCATGCTGAGCTTCTTCATTGTATGGCATTTATATTTTAGCACTGTTTTACTACTGCCTTCTGCATCACCTAGAACATAAAACGAACTCAATTATTTTACTGTTGATGCCACCAAATAATCATGTGAAGCCTCAATAACTCCAGTTCAAAGAGTGAGACTAAACTACTTCCTGTTGAGATAGTGTAGTAAGTTCAAAATTTAACTCATCCCTCCTGCTCCCAGCACAGAGAAATGACAGATAAAATATGTAACAACTGAAGGCACAAGTGGACCCCAAAACAACAAACATCTCCAGAGGACCAAAACGCAAAGCTGTGAGTGAAATTAAATCTATTGGCCTGCTAGGCTCCAGCCCTGAAGTAGGCAAGTGGGACCTGGAATTGCCTTACAGGGTAATGGTGTCTCAAATTCTACCACTCTAAATGAAGCACCAACGTCAGACTTACTACTTGAAGCCTGAGACTGGAGCAAGGACGTTCTCAATCacaaaagaagctgagaaaaaaccTGCTGCCAACATGCTGCCTGGGGTTACAGCTTTACGGGAAACTGTGGGcgcaggcaggagggaggatgAGACTCTGAGTTAGAGGTGTGAACCACACTGAAAACTTCCAGACGCTGCTATGTGTCACTGACACTACACTTCAGAAAGGATCATACCGCTACCTATAAGGATGAACCACATTAAACTGTCCATATTTAGTTCAAGTTGGTCACTTCATATGGTTAAACCTAACACACACTCAGCAATCTGGTAATTCCATTTCTAAGTGTGTATCTTAGAGCCATTTTTGCATACATGTACAAGGAGACTCAAAATACTCATGGCAGCATTTCTGCAGTAAGTTAATAAGCATAGTTAAGATCACGGGCTTTGGACCagaccacctgggttcaaatcccagctctgtctctcacttCGTGTATGACTTTGGGAATGCTATTTacctctttgtgtttcagtttcttcaaatataaaatgaagacaaaatggTATCTACCTCACAGACTTGtgatgaggaataaatgagttaatacgtgtagcatttagaacaatgcctgacatataaaaggcattcaataaattttCATAGCTATTAATAATTACTGGTAAAAATGGAAGCAATCAACATGTCCAGTAACTGGACAATACACTGTAGTGTGGTCACAAACAGAATACTTagcaaaagggaaaacagaattaTACATACCAACGTGTATAAATCTCAAAACCTATCTCTAACTGAAAAACAGATATACAATGGTACATATAATATGCTGTAATTTGTGTCAAgtttgaaaatatacaaaaaaatgctACTTATCGTTTGTGgatacatatatgtgtaataCAAAATCAGgtataggaaagaaaaacatcaaattcaGGAAAGTGATTAtcaagacagaggaagggagtaTGTTAGAGAGGGGTATACACGAGGCTTCAAATGTATCTGGAATATTTTTTAACTATCCGGCAAAATGGTAGGATTTGATATAGCGAGACAATGGGCACATGAgatgttaaattttaatatttactgtaCAAAAGTAAGTTTGCAATATTTCACAGTAAAAAATTTGAGTCAGCAATGCAAGCACTTACCATGTTcaacattttcttcaaatataacaCAGGTCCCAAGAGTGTCTGCAGAAAAGTTGAAGGCAACTTGTTGAGAAATAACAGAGTAACTTCCTCtgaaaagcatattaaaaaaggAGTTTTATCTGACATCCTCCTACCTTCATACTCTCCAGCAAAGACATAGCTGTCCACTTGCAGAATTGGCCTCTCAGTGTCAATTCCCTGCAACAGAATACaggatcattaaaaaaatcatcattacagggtgcctgggtggctcagttggttaggcgactgccttcggctcaggtcatgatcctggagtctcaggatcgagtcccgcattgggcttcctgctcagcagtgagtctgcttctccctcggaccctcccccctctcatgctctctatctcattctctctctcaaataaataaataaaatctttaaaaaaaaatcatcattacaAAAAGCCTTGCAGGGGtgcataggtggctcagtcggttaagcacatccaactcttgatttctgctcagggtgggtcatgagatccagtcccacctcaggctctgtgctggctgTGGAGtcagcttaggattctctctctccctctccttctgcctctccctccccctctataAAAAACAagccttggcgggggggggggggggggggggggggggggggggggggggggggggcggtgaaatgggtgaaggtagtcaaaagatacaaactctgttataaaataagtcctggggatgtaatgcacagcattACTCTACTTATTAATACCTTGGTGTAcacttaaaagttgctaagagtgtAACATCTTAAAAGTTTTGACAacagggtgcctggctagctgtctgtagagcatgcaactcttgatcttagggttgtgagttcaaaccccatgttgggcacggAGCTcgcttaattgaaaaaaaaaaccctcattacaagaaaaaaattgtaactgtgtgtagtgatggatgttaactagacttactgtggtaaGTACATACAACagttaaatcattatgttgtacacctgaaatgtaatgttatatgtcaattacatctcaattaaaaccaaaaaaaggaagaggCTTCAATATGTAACCTTGCTACCAAGGAGAGTGAACGCCAAAACTGGGGAACCTCTGGAGCTTGTCCTAGCAAGTGCAGGTAAGCTAAAAATGCTCTGCTCACAGCAGTTACAATACTTCATTCATATCCAAGTAGCACGCTGTACTTCAATCAACCCCCTCTTCAAGTTAAGGTAGGAACAGAAAAAGTCTTGTCAACAGTagctcaaagattttttttttattatgttatgtcaatcaccatacatcacatcattagtttttgatgcagtgttccatgattcatcgtttgggtataacacccagtgctccattcagtatgtaccctctttaatacccatcaccaggctaagccacccccccacccctcaagctcaaagatttttaagtaaaatgataaaaacagatGGTAACATGACACCACAGCTCAAGTCAACAGTAGAGTGTGAggtctttaaattcttttcttagtaggcttctttcctcccttctccagTTAATCTGTGTGCATATCTAAATAGTCTGTCTTCACTGTTTTCTCTCCCCGCTCACTATCTAAAACAATGTACTTTTTCGAAATATATAGGTTGGTAACAAAATGCTACCTCCTCTCAATCTTCCACTCTCCCCGGGCACACATTCAGACTCTGAAGGCGAGCACggcattttctcccatttgttcCCATAGTCCCTCTGTACTTCTCTCTGATTGTCCTTAGAATTCAGTGCTTTGTAACGAGGAATAGATCTTTGGGGATACGTATTTCAATATTCATTCTTGTTTAAATGTAAGAAAATCTACAGAAATCCCCCAATTCTAGAAGACTCACCAAAATCttgcatttattttcacattttgataGAAAGTCTGAATCAATAATTCCGGACAATTCCACCAGAACCAACTGCTCCTGGTGGAAGAAAAAGGAGTTAACATGCTAGCACGGGAGAGTTCAGAAGAGGCAGTTAATAAGCGAAGCCAAAAATCCCCACCGGAGCGATCCCAACTTTTGTGAACACTAGGTCCTCCTTTCAACGAGAGGAAGCAAGCGACGATGCCTAAGGTTAACTTCCTCTACTTCCCCCATTCTAGCTACTGTGTGGCAGCTAGGGCTGAGGCCAGCGCTCCGGCTCCGCGCGCCGGGGGCTCTCCCTCCCGCCAGCGGCAGCCCGACTCCCTGCCCCACACGCCGCCCGCGCCGCGCAGGCCGCCGCCGTGCCACTCactgcttcctcttcttcctcttcttcctcttctccgcCCTCCCGGACCCGCTCCTCGGTCGCCGCCATGATTCCGCACCTTTTCGGAACCTCCGAGTCGCTGGCCACGCCCTCCGCGGCCGCCATCTTGAGTACGGGCAGCAGCTCCCCAGGTCTGGCTGCTGCTCGGGCCCCGCAGACCGCTCCTGCCAGGACGCGAGATGGTCGCCCCCGTACCCACGTGGAGGTCCGCTCCGGGCttccttcttgtttctttcttgagAGGAGGAGTGCGGGTCTGGTGGCAGCCGGCCGGGGCAGGCCTGCGACCGAGGACACCCTCAGGCTACCGGCCCgagttgggggagagggctggggagggagagaggataaAGAAGGTGCAAGCAAGGAGGCCGCCATGTGAGAGGGAAACGAAGAGGCCTCTCTTTGGCCCGACTCAACATTTCTTGGAAAGATATTCTTAATATCGTGTGAGCACTACTCCTCAATTCTAGTTCTCCTTGAGCCGAGTTAAAAGCACATTTCAGTGTAACACGTAAGGAGCGCGCAAAGTGGGCTTGGGTTTCAGGCCTGCCAGCATCAGATCTAAGATAGGTAGAGAAAGGGACCCAACCAATTATATGCTAATGAGCTTGCCCTAGGTACCGTAAGACAAACATTGTTAGGGGAATTCACAGACCTGGGGAAGTGGAGTTTTGAACCGAATTTTCTTAAACTCATGGGTTTctctgataataaaataaatgatctttGTATAGGAAGCAGGATGATCTAGCTCCAAAGAGCATGAGCTTTGGGGTCTGATACTTGTCCAGTTCAGCTGCATTTTTAGCAGCAAGGCCCTAGGCATGttggttattgtgaggattaaatgagacaatacatGTAAGGTAGACTTAGCCCAGCATTTGGCACAGATTGAGCATTTAACGTGTTTTATCTagaagggggagtgggtgagggagaagcagactccggcggagcagggagcccaaatgggggcttgatcccaggatcctgggaccatgacttgagcccaaggtagatgcttaacaactgagccccccagatcctaggaccatgacctgagccgaaggcagatgcttaacgactgagccactcaggtgcccctagagtattgacttttaaaaaacactttccCATATatcctttctgcttctttctacacataaacactttttttaaagcattaaatttATATCTCTGTTTTTACTTTACTCACTGTATACAACATCATggattttttccaagttttccatGGTAAATACAGATTTACATCATAATTTCTAGTAACTGCGTAGTATTTATTGTGTAATATTATTTCACAACGCTTGTGtggcctggctgggtcagttggtagggcattcaactcttgatttcagggttttaagttggagccccaccttgggtgtagagattacttaaaatatttttttttaaatagcacacAACACTTTAGTAAACATCTTTGTACATTTTTACTGAGTTGCCCCCATTAAAGAAATAGGAtttcattgcttaaaaaaaaaaaagggggctcccgggtggctcagttggttaagcgactaccttcggctcaggtcatgatcctggagtcccgggatcgagtcccacatcgggctccctgctcagcagggattctgcttctccctctgaccctcttccctctcgtgctctccgtctctcattctctctctctcaaataaataaataaaatctttaaaaagaaaaaaaagaaaaggtagagcACTTAACTTGTTAGACATTGTAGatttgaattctagctctgaaATGTAATACTTGTGATCTGGGACAAGCTCCTACactttctaagcctcagtgttcttatttattaaatgaagataaaaatatttatacttactGTATATTTTGCATTTGAAGATTAGATCCTGTTGTATctaaaagtgctttgtaaattgaAAAATTACACAAGTTGTCAGATTTTATTGGGGTAAAAGGGAAGATAAAGAGGAGAAGGGCAAGCCAAGGTAAGGGAACAGCAGTCACAAAGGCTTGAGGAATgagaatatgtgtgtgtacggttttttttaaaagattttgtttatttatttgacagagaacacaaggagggggagtggcaggtagagaggaaggaagaatcagactccctctgagcagggagccagacacagggtatgatcccaggaccctgagatcatgacctgagctgaaggcagatgct
Above is a window of Zalophus californianus isolate mZalCal1 chromosome 7, mZalCal1.pri.v2, whole genome shotgun sequence DNA encoding:
- the GTF3C6 gene encoding general transcription factor 3C polypeptide 6 isoform X1; amino-acid sequence: MAAAEGVASDSEVPKRCGIMAATEERVREGGEEEEEEEEEAEQLVLVELSGIIDSDFLSKCENKCKILGIDTERPILQVDSYVFAGEYEVAFNFSADTLGTCVIFEENVEHGDAEGSSKTVLKYKCHTMKKLSMTRTLLTEKKEGEESIGGVEWLQIKDNDFSYRPNMICSFLHECEDDDVVATASDKSLELEEQEIQTKDNSNLNYEQGKSLNLEVENSGPLIDIPSSEAEGYVFMETQDSASEITPR
- the GTF3C6 gene encoding general transcription factor 3C polypeptide 6 isoform X2, whose protein sequence is MAAAEGVASDSEVPKRCGIMAATEERVREGGEEEEEEEEEAEQLVLVELSGIIDSDFLSKCENKCKILGIDTERPILQVDSYVFAGEYEDTLGTCVIFEENVEHGDAEGSSKTVLKYKCHTMKKLSMTRTLLTEKKEGEESIGGVEWLQIKDNDFSYRPNMICSFLHECEDDDVVATASDKSLELEEQEIQTKDNSNLNYEQGKSLNLEVENSGPLIDIPSSEAEGYVFMETQDSASEITPR
- the GTF3C6 gene encoding general transcription factor 3C polypeptide 6 isoform X3; this translates as MAAAEGVASDSEVPKRCGIMAATEERVREGGEEEEEEEEEAEQLVLVELSGIIDSDFLSKCENKCKILGIDTERPILQVDSYVFAGEYEVAFNFSADTLGTCVIFEENVEHGGVEWLQIKDNDFSYRPNMICSFLHECEDDDVVATASDKSLELEEQEIQTKDNSNLNYEQGKSLNLEVENSGPLIDIPSSEAEGYVFMETQDSASEITPR
- the GTF3C6 gene encoding general transcription factor 3C polypeptide 6 isoform X4, whose translation is MAAAEGVASDSEVPKRCGIMAATEERVREGGEEEEEEEEEAEQLVLVELSGIIDSDFLSKCENKCKILGIDTERPILQVDSYVFAGEYEDTLGTCVIFEENVEHGGVEWLQIKDNDFSYRPNMICSFLHECEDDDVVATASDKSLELEEQEIQTKDNSNLNYEQGKSLNLEVENSGPLIDIPSSEAEGYVFMETQDSASEITPR